A genomic window from Nocardioides rotundus includes:
- a CDS encoding gluconeogenesis factor YvcK family protein yields the protein MVESLIEQAAGRSSDGPAVVALGGGHGLFASLSAWRRVVPDLTAVVTVADNGGSSGRLRHEFGVLPPGDLRMALAALCGDDEWGRTWAEVVQHRFAGHGEMEGHALGNLLIVGLWEILGDQVKALDLVGRLLGAEGRVLPMSTTPMDITAEVTDADGRVAQVRGQVEVATTEGRIRSIRLDPDGVDACPEAVAAVREADWVVLGPGSWYTSVIPHLVVPQLREALTTTAGRVVVVLNLEPQQGETHGLRPEDHLAALLEHAPDLRIHRVVADPSSVPDPDALAEAARRLGGELVLGEIALGDGTPRHDPDRLADLFRAMVREAR from the coding sequence ATGGTGGAGTCGTTGATCGAGCAGGCGGCCGGCCGGTCGTCGGACGGTCCGGCCGTGGTCGCGCTCGGCGGGGGGCACGGCCTGTTCGCCTCGCTGTCGGCCTGGCGGCGCGTCGTACCCGACCTGACCGCGGTCGTCACCGTCGCCGACAACGGCGGCTCCTCGGGCCGGCTGCGGCACGAGTTCGGCGTGCTGCCGCCCGGCGACCTGCGGATGGCGCTGGCGGCGCTGTGCGGTGACGACGAGTGGGGCCGCACTTGGGCCGAGGTGGTCCAGCATCGGTTCGCCGGCCACGGCGAGATGGAGGGTCACGCGCTCGGCAACCTGCTCATCGTCGGGCTCTGGGAGATCCTCGGCGACCAGGTGAAGGCACTGGACCTGGTCGGGCGGCTGCTCGGCGCCGAGGGCCGGGTGCTGCCGATGTCGACGACCCCGATGGACATCACCGCGGAGGTCACCGACGCCGACGGCCGGGTCGCGCAGGTGCGCGGCCAGGTGGAGGTCGCGACCACCGAGGGACGGATCCGGTCGATCCGGTTGGACCCCGACGGCGTGGACGCCTGCCCGGAGGCCGTCGCGGCGGTGCGGGAGGCCGACTGGGTCGTGCTCGGCCCGGGCTCCTGGTACACCTCGGTGATCCCGCACCTGGTCGTGCCGCAACTGCGCGAGGCCCTCACCACCACCGCGGGCCGGGTGGTCGTGGTGCTCAACCTCGAGCCGCAGCAGGGGGAGACCCACGGGCTGCGTCCCGAGGACCACCTCGCGGCCCTGCTCGAGCACGCGCCGGACCTGCGGATCCATCGAGTGGTCGCCGACCCGTCCTCGGTGCCCGACCCGGACGCCCTTGCCGAGGCGGCGCGCAGACTCGGCGGCGAGCTGGTGCTCGGCGAGATCGCCCTCGGCGACGGGACTCCCCGCCACGACCCCGACCGGCTCGCCGACCTCTTCCGCGCGATGGTCCGCGAGGCCAGGTGA